Proteins co-encoded in one Arachis hypogaea cultivar Tifrunner chromosome 13, arahy.Tifrunner.gnm2.J5K5, whole genome shotgun sequence genomic window:
- the LOC112733487 gene encoding E3 ubiquitin-protein ligase RMA1H1, with translation MAFDHNYYSRGCKTLPNSLIDTENYNNSNGCFDCNICLDFANEPVVTLCGHLYCWPCIYKWLHVQSASLAYNQQPLCPVCKAEISHATMVPLYGRGHSNREEKAASCRDICVPPRPPASGPLSLLSMSQNGQQRLPYRNPYQGQHFSVAQDEDNASQMLNLGASVTPAFLPHPMVGMFGEMFYTRVFGNSESLYGYPNSYHTMGSISPRLRRQEMQADKSLNRISIFLLCCFILCLIVF, from the coding sequence ATGGCCTTTGATCATAACTACTATTCCCGGGGATGTAAAACTCTGCCAAATTCCCTTATAGACACAGAAAATTATAACAATTCCAATGGTTGTTTCGATTGCAACATATGCTTAGACTTTGCAAACGAGCCAGTTGTCACGCTTTGTGGCCATCTCTACTGCTGGCCCTGCATCTACAAATGGCTCCATGTCCAGAGCGCTTCCCTTGCCTACAACCAGCAGCCGCTATGCCCTGTCTGCAAAGCTGAAATATCCCATGCCACGATGGTTCCCCTCTACGGCCGTGGCCACAGCAACCGTGAAGAGAAGGCGGCCTCATGCAGGGACATTTGTGTCCCGCCGAGGCCACCTGCTTCTGGTCCCCTGTCTTTGCTGTCCATGTCTCAAAACGGCCAGCAGCGGCTTCCTTATCGGAATCCTTACCAGGGTCAACACTTTAGCGTTGCGCAAGACGAGGACAACGCATCGCAAATGCTGAATCTTGGTGCTTCTGTAACGCCGGCATTCCTCCCCCACCCTATGGTTGGAATGTTTGGGGAGATGTTCTACACCAGAGTGTTTGGCAACTCAGAAAGTTTGTATGGATACCCAAATTCTTATCACACGATGGGAAGTATTAGCCCTAGGTTGAGAAGGCAAGAGATGcaggcagataagtcattgaacAGAATCTCCATTTTCCTGCTATGTTGCTTTATTCTATGTCTTATTGTCTTTTGA